A region of the Nocardia nova SH22a genome:
CGGGAGACAGCCCCGTCACGACCGGTCGCCAGATAGAGATCCGAACCGTCGACCTGCAGGCCGCGCGGCACCGGCAGCTCATCGAGCACGGTGCGCACCCGTCCGGCCGCGTCGATGTGGTAGACGCTCGAGTCACCGGACACGTAGAAGCCGCCATGGCCGTCGGGCGCCAGATTCTCCAGCTGTTGCAAACCCGAGACCACGGTATCGACTTGCCAGCCGACACAATTCGGCCCCGGCTCCGCCTGCGCCGCAGGCGCCGCGCAGATGCCAGCGACGATCGCAGCGGTCGCGCACATGTTCCGCAGGTTGCTTCTGTGCACCTTCGTCATCGGCTCAACCTACGCCAGGCGCGGGGCGACCCGATCGGCTTCGATGCCGCCTGTTCAACCAGACAATCTGGATCGACTGCGTGAGTGTTCGCCGACGGCGGCGGGTTCGCGGCACTGCGATTCACGCTCTTGGTGTTCGGCCCCGCGATCGTTCGACCGGGTGACTGCGGCGCAACACCGCTCATCTCACAGAGAGGATCGTCTCGACGGCTTCGGATACCGAGTCCGCCTGTCGGGTGGGGCAGAAGTCTTTTCGCTTCCACACCTGCCCGCGCCGCAACCACACACTGTTCAGTCCGAGCCGGTGTGCGCCGAGAATGTCGGAGTCGTCGCGGTCGCCGACTATCCAGGCCCCGGCAAAGCCGGTATCGGCAAGCTCCGCGGCGGCGTGGAATATGGCCGGATCCGGCTTCTTCGCACCGACAGCCTCGCTGATCACCCAGCCGTCGACGAGAACATCGAGACCCGCTCCGATCATCTTGTCGGTTTGCTGTGCCACAGTGCCATTGGTGACGACAACGGTGCGATGACCTGCGGTACGGAGGTCCCGCAAAGCCCGCGCCGTCGCAGGAGCAATGGCCGCGTACTCCGAGCCGCCGCCAGTGACGAGCGCATCGACACCGGCGGCGGGCCGAGGAGCACTACGGCCGTACCGGGCGAGTAGCGACGCCGCGACGTCATCGCGCGGGGTATACCCCGAATCATCGAGGCGGACAATCCAATCCAGGTCGATTGCCGGAAGGTTGTGCCGCGCCAGAAATTGCCGGGCTGCGCGGCGAAACATCTCGTCGCGGTCTATCAGCGTGTTGTCGAGATCGAGCATCACAAGCGGCATACGGAAGTATGGCAGCGTCCGCCGGACCAGAAGCCCCGAACTTTTCGTGCAAAGTTGTGGCGCGTCATCGCAGCGGGGCCAGCCACCGGACAGCGTTGCAGGCGAAGCTCTGCTTCACCGGCACGAGCTCGGCGTGATCGTCCAACGCCATTATCGTGACCCCGACCAGACCCGCTTCGTCACCCTTGGACGCGACCGACGAACCGCACTTCGGGCAGAACCCCCGGCAGATCTGCGGAAAGGTCTCGAACCAAACAGGTTCCCCGCCCGGCCCGGTCCACACGAACCCTTCTTCCGGGAAAGACACCCACGACATCACCGGGGCGCCCGAAAGCCGCTGGCAGTGCTCGCATGAGCACAGATGAGGAAAGTCGGGATCGCCGGTCGCGGAGAACCGGATATTGCCGCACAGACAGCCGCCGTTCATATCGCTCCTCTTTGGTCGCACACCAGGTAGGTCCGACTCGACACCGTGTGTTCCGGTCGATCGGTGTGACCATAGCGGCGGGGACCGACATTCCAGTGCTGACGACAGCGCAACCCCTGCGTGTGTCCCCGGCTGTACACCGTGCCCGGGGCTCACGATTGCATTCAATCCGAACCAGATGTCTTTGTCGTCATGAATTATGTTGTGACCGAAGCGTATTCCGAATACGGTCGAAATACTCCGCCGATCGAGTCGAGGACGACGCCGGTCATTATCGGCGAGGAGCTAGTCGTGGACGATCTTTCCCGACCTGACCCAGCCGACGTTCCGGTGCCCGAGGGACTGCCCGAGTAGACGGCTCCATCCGGCTTCCGGTCCCAAGTCCCGACCCAGGGTGCAGCCGACATGCGTAAGTGTCGCGAATATTGCTGTGGGCATGATGTTTTCGGTGCGGAGCCATGGACGATGGAGTGCGGTGGCTGAGGTTTCCATTGTCTATTGCCGAAGTGACAGGCGATTGCAGGTGCTCGGACGTGGGCCCGGTGATGGTTGTCAGGTTGCCGGGGACGGCCCGAACCCCTCGAGGGTGTGGTTGAGAAGTCGTTGGGCCTGGTGGGTGTTGTCTGGCAAGTCTTCGGTGGCCCAGGCGATGGCATTGGCGAGTCGAAGCATGTCGGTGGCGTCCGTATCGGCGCGCAAGGCTCGGCTGCGCTGCGCGTGCGCCAGCAGGTCACTCCACGCGGCGCGCATGGCGTGGCAGGCGGAGTACAGCGCCGAGTTCTCGTCATCCAGTGCAGTTTTCACCGGAACGGCCAGCCCCCGGTAGGTGCTGACGTGCGCCATGAACGCGGTCAGCCATTCGGTTACCGCTTGCGCGGGCGAGGGGGAGTCGATCAGTTCGTGCGCGAGGGTGGCGAGGCTGGTGTAGCGCTCGGCGAGTAGGGCCTCGAGCAGCGCTTCCCGGGTCGGGAAGTGTCGGTAGAGCGTGGCCGCTCCGACACCCGCGCGGCGCGCGATGTCGTTGAGCGAGGCATCGACGCCATCGCGGGCGAACACCTCCCGGGCGGCGACGAGAACCCTCTCGTAGTTGCGGCGCGCGTCGACGCGTTCAGGGCGGGTCGGC
Encoded here:
- a CDS encoding TetR/AcrR family transcriptional regulator; this encodes MEPFVPTRPERVDARRNYERVLVAAREVFARDGVDASLNDIARRAGVGAATLYRHFPTREALLEALLAERYTSLATLAHELIDSPSPAQAVTEWLTAFMAHVSTYRGLAVPVKTALDDENSALYSACHAMRAAWSDLLAHAQRSRALRADTDATDMLRLANAIAWATEDLPDNTHQAQRLLNHTLEGFGPSPAT
- a CDS encoding HAD family hydrolase, producing MLDLDNTLIDRDEMFRRAARQFLARHNLPAIDLDWIVRLDDSGYTPRDDVAASLLARYGRSAPRPAAGVDALVTGGGSEYAAIAPATARALRDLRTAGHRTVVVTNGTVAQQTDKMIGAGLDVLVDGWVISEAVGAKKPDPAIFHAAAELADTGFAGAWIVGDRDDSDILGAHRLGLNSVWLRRGQVWKRKDFCPTRQADSVSEAVETILSVR
- a CDS encoding GFA family protein, whose product is MNGGCLCGNIRFSATGDPDFPHLCSCEHCQRLSGAPVMSWVSFPEEGFVWTGPGGEPVWFETFPQICRGFCPKCGSSVASKGDEAGLVGVTIMALDDHAELVPVKQSFACNAVRWLAPLR